Genomic DNA from Acuticoccus sp. MNP-M23:
TCACCCCGTCGGCAAACCATACGGGGTCCTTGGGGGCGCGCACGGCACGGGCGAGCCAGTCGCGCACGCGGCCCTCGTCGCCGGGCGCCAGCGCCTCCAGCTCGGCCATCAGGATGCACACGCGCTGGGTCGCCCCGGCAAGGTGCGGGGCGATGGTTTCGCGTGCCAGTTCCGGCTCGCGGGCCGAAAGCGCGGCGCGGGCAAGGCCGAGCGCGCTTTCGATATGCTCGGGCCGCGCGCCCGCGAAGGTGCGCGCGCGCTTCAGCCGTTCGCCCGCGGGACCGGCTTCCAGATCGAGCGCTGCGCGAAACACGTCCGGATGGGGCGAGAGGCGGTAGGTCTCGATCAGGATCGAAGCGGCTTGGCGCCGGTTCTTCGTGGCGACGGCGCTGGCCGCAATCAGCGCGGCAGGCACGAAGTCCTTGGCGAGGTTGTGGGCTTCCAGCGCCAGCGAACGGGCAGCTTCCGCGCGGGGGAGGGTCATCGCTTCGGCAGTGAGAAGAACGGCGCGCAGGCGCCTGTGGGCGGCGCGATCCACCAGCTTGTTGCGGTGGTTGGTTTCCAGCTGCGCCAGCGCTGCGGGAAAATCGCCCGCGGCGGCTGCGGCGGTGAAACTGGTTTCGGCGGCCCAGTGCAGGGCCGGGTCGTGGGCCAGCGCATCGGCCGCAAGGGTGCGCATGGCCGCAAGGTCGCCAGCGCGCTCGGCCTCGACGGTGAGGCCGCGCAGCCCGAGGGCGCGCGTCTCCGGCACCTCGGCCAGCGCCAGAAAATGCTGCCGTGCGGCGGCGCTGTCGCCGGAAAGCTGCGCTGCCTGTGCGGCAACGAAGTGCGCCAGCGGCTCGGCCGGGGCAGCGGCCAGCGCATCCGCCGCGGCACGGCTTGCAGCGCGCGCATGCCCGGTGCCGATCGCCAGAACGCCGGCGGAGAGCGCCCGCGCTGTGCGCGCCGCCCGTGCATTGTCCCGGCGGCGCCGGATGGTGCGCGGCAGCCGCCACATCGCCTTGGCGACTTCAGCCATGAGGAGGAGCGCGACGGCCGCGCCAAGCGCCAGCGCAGCGGCCTCGGTGGTGGACAAGGTGCCGGCGGTCTCCCCCCAGCGATAGGTGATGGTGCCGGGGTTGTCGGCCAGAAAGGCGGCAACGGTGGCAGCGCCGAACAGCACCGCAAGGAGGATGAGAAGCCGCACCATCAGGCGCGTGCGCCCGCACGCAGACGGTCGAGTGCCTCCAGCAGCGCAGCTTCGGTGGGCGCTTTGGCAATGGCGGCAGCACCCGGCTCCGGCAGCGCGTCCGACACCGCCGCCGACAGGGCAACGCACGGTGCGCTCCGCCAAGGCGGCAGTGTCGCAAGGCGGGCATAGATGGCAGCCGTGCGGGGCGAATAGAGCAGCACCGCATCGAGCGGCTCGTTGCAGGCCGGCAGCGCGGACACGGGCCGCATAGCGTAGATCACGCGCCGTTCGGCACGAAGGCCCGCTGCGGTCAGCTTCCCGGTCAGGTCGCCGCGCTGGTCGGCGCCGGAGAGGTGGACGATGGGCTCTGCGGTGCCGCCAAGGAGGGCGCCGAGAAGGTCGTCCACATCGCCGTCGACGCTGGTGACGCGGGTGGCCCCGGCGGCCAGCGCCTCGCGCCGGGTGGCATCGCCCACGCACAAGACGGGGAGGTGATGGAACGATGGGGCGCCGGCGAGAAGCCGCGCGGCGGTGCGGCTCGTGAGCGCCAGCGTGCCGATCCCGTCTGCCGTGCCGAACCCGTCATGCGCAACGGCCTCCATCAACGGTGCCTTCACCACGGTGTCGCCGCGTGCCCGGAGCCGCTGCGCCGTTTCCGACGCCTGGGGTTCGGGGCGGGTGACGGCGACGGTGAAAATCACAACCAGCCGTCGAAGAAGAATTCTCCGATGCGCTCGCGCAGCATCTTGCCGGTCTCGAACCCCATTTCGGCGGCGTCGGCCCGGCTGGCCGCGCCCTCGATCGATTCCACGCGCGATCCGTCCGGCAGCGCCACCATGGCGCTCAGCGCAATCCGGTCACCGTCGACTGTGCCAAGACCCGCAATCGGCGTGCGGCACGAGCCGTCGAGCGCTGCCAGAAAGCCGCGCTCGGCGGACACCGCAACCTCGGTGTCCGGGTGGTTGAGCTTGTCCAGCGCCTCGATCATCCGGTCATCGTCGCGGCGCATCTCGATGGCGATCGCCCCTTGCGCCAGCGCGGGCGGAAAAATGTCAATGCCCATGATCTCGGTGGCGACGGCCTCGTTGCCGAGCCGCTTGAGGCCCGCCAGCGCCAGAAGCGTCGCGTCGCAATCGCCGGCCTCAAGCTTGGCAAGGCGGGTCTGCACATTGCCCCTGAGAACCTCGCAGCGCAGGTCCGGCCGCGCGCGTTTCACCAGCGCCTGCCGGCGCAGCGAGGCGGTGCCGACCACAGCGCCCTGCGGCAGGTCCTTGAACATCACGCCGCCGCGGCCGATGAAGGCGTCCCGCACATCCTCGCGCGGCAGGAATGCGCCGAGGGTGAGCGGGGCGGGCAGGATCGTTTCCAGATCCTTGGCGCTGTGGACGGCGCAATCGATCCGGTTCTCGATCAGCGCGGTCTGGATTTCCTTGACGAACAGCCCTTTACCGCCGACTTCGGCAAGGGAGCGGTCGAGGATCTGATCGCCGATGACCTTGATGATCACGATTTCCGTGTCATCGGGGTCGACCCCTGCCTGGCTGTGAAGCGCCGCCGCGACCATGTTGGCCTGGGCGAGGGCAAGGGGGCTGCCGCGGGTGCCGATGCGAATTTTGGTCACGAAACGTCCGGAGAAAGGGTGAGTGAGGCTTTGGAGCATAGTAAACGCCCCGCCGCGGCGGAAGCCTTGGTGCTCGGGATCGAGACGAGTTGTGACGAATGCGCCGTGGCTGTGGTTTCAGGCACGCCCGGCCAGGCGGCAATCCGGTCCGATGTGATCCGGAGCCAGGTGGACCTTCACGCCCATTTCGGCGGCGTGGTGCCCGAAATTGCCGCGCGCGCCCACGCCGACACCATCGAGGCCGTTGCCGCCGCGGCCCTGGCCGAAGCCGGGGTTGTTCTGTCCGATATCACCGCGGTGGCGGCCACAATCGGCCCGGGCCTCCTGGGCGGGTTGCTGGTGGGGGCGACGTTCGGCAAGGCGGCGGCGTTTGGTGCGGGGGTGCCGTTCGTGCCCGTCAACCACCTCGAAGGCCATGTGCTGACGCCGCGGCTGACGCACGGCATCGCCTTTCCGTACTGCGTGGCGCTCCTCTCCGGCGGGCATGCTCAATTTGTCGCAGTGGCGGGGCCGGGTCAGTATCACCGGCTCGGCGGCACCATCGACGATGCGGCGGGCGAGGCGTTCGACAAGACGGCCAAGCTCCTCGGCCTTGGCTATCCCGGCGGTCCGGCGGTGGAAGAAGCTGCGCGATCCGGCGACCCCCATCGTTTCGATTTTCCGGTCCCGCTGCAAAAACGTGCCGGGTGCGATCTTTCTTTTTCGGGCCTCAAGACCGCCGTGCGCCTTGCGGCACAGAAGACAGCCCCGCTCACCGATCAGGATGTCGCCGATATCTGCGCCGGCTTCCAGTTCACTGTCGCGAGGCTTCTGGAGAAAAAAGCGCGGCGGGCCATGGATGCGTTTGCCGAGGTGGTGGAGGCGGCACCGTCCGCGCTGGTGACGGTGGGCGGCGTTGCGGCCAACGGGGTGATCCGGGCGGCGCTGGAGCGGGTTGCGACGCGCGCCGGCGCGCCATTCATCGCCCCGCCGCTGGCACTGTGCACCGACAATGGCGCGATGATCGCCTACGCCGCCATCGAGACCGAGGCGGCCGGCACTGCACTGGCGCCGACCGCACGGGTGCGCTCGCGCTGGCCGCTGGATGGCGAGGCTGCCGTGCTGCTGGGCGCCGGCAAACGGGGTGCCAAGGGCTAGGCCGCAGGGCTGGAGGCGTGCGGCGAGGCAAGCTCGATGCCCCGGCAAGAGCCTTGGCCGTCAGACGTGCTGGCCGCCGTTGACGTGAATTTCCGCGCCCGAAATGTAGCTGGAGGGGGCGGTGCAGAGGAAGAAGATCAGCTCGGCCACCTCCGCCGGGGACCCGAGCCGGCGCAGCGGAATGTCCACCACCATGTCCTCGGTGCCGGGCGACAGGATTGCGGTATCGATCTCGCCGGGCGCAATGGCGTTCACGCGGACGCCAAGGGGGCCGAAGTCGGCGGCCATCTCGCGCGTCAGCGAGGCGAGCGCGGCCTTGGACGTGGCATACGCGGTGCCGGCGAACGGGTGGACGCGGGTGCCGGCAATGGACGACACGTTGACCACCGAACCGCCGGCATATTGCAGTTCGCGCCGCAAGCCGCGCGCCAGCATGATCGGCGCGAAGAAATTCACCTGAAACACCGTGCGCCAGAGGTGCATCGGCGTGTCGATGGAATTGAGCCGTGCGCCGCCGTCGCCCTTGGGGCTGATGCCGGCATTGTTGACCAGCGCATCGAGCCGCCCGCCGTTGGCCTCCAGCCGGTCGCGGATCTCGGCAATGGCGCTGCCGAGATTTTCGGGGTCCGACAGGTCCACCTGGATGTGGTCTTCCTCGCCGGCGGGCCAGGGACATTTGTCGCCCGCGAAAGGCTGGCGCGAGCAGGTAATTATTCTCCATCCGGCTGTGGAAAACCGTTTCACCGATGCATGGCCGATGCCGCGGCTCGCGCCGGTGAGAACCAGAGTCTTCCGATCATCCATGGTGTTTTCTTCCGTTCGCGCGCCCGGCCCGCTTTGCGCGTGCACACCGCCAGCGCAAATGCTTACAGGACCGTTTGCCTTGATGACAGCATCTTGCCGTTAATCGGGTTCCATC
This window encodes:
- a CDS encoding heme biosynthesis HemY N-terminal domain-containing protein, which produces MVRLLILLAVLFGAATVAAFLADNPGTITYRWGETAGTLSTTEAAALALGAAVALLLMAEVAKAMWRLPRTIRRRRDNARAARTARALSAGVLAIGTGHARAASRAAADALAAAPAEPLAHFVAAQAAQLSGDSAAARQHFLALAEVPETRALGLRGLTVEAERAGDLAAMRTLAADALAHDPALHWAAETSFTAAAAAGDFPAALAQLETNHRNKLVDRAAHRRLRAVLLTAEAMTLPRAEAARSLALEAHNLAKDFVPAALIAASAVATKNRRQAASILIETYRLSPHPDVFRAALDLEAGPAGERLKRARTFAGARPEHIESALGLARAALSAREPELARETIAPHLAGATQRVCILMAELEALAPGDEGRVRDWLARAVRAPKDPVWFADGVTAKAWAPVSPVTGRLDAFVWRVPPTLGEPPVPAVDFPAPLAQPPAQPSLDDQNADDTQRMIPGPSVPLT
- a CDS encoding uroporphyrinogen-III synthase — encoded protein: MIFTVAVTRPEPQASETAQRLRARGDTVVKAPLMEAVAHDGFGTADGIGTLALTSRTAARLLAGAPSFHHLPVLCVGDATRREALAAGATRVTSVDGDVDDLLGALLGGTAEPIVHLSGADQRGDLTGKLTAAGLRAERRVIYAMRPVSALPACNEPLDAVLLYSPRTAAIYARLATLPPWRSAPCVALSAAVSDALPEPGAAAIAKAPTEAALLEALDRLRAGARA
- the hemC gene encoding hydroxymethylbilane synthase, translated to MVAAALHSQAGVDPDDTEIVIIKVIGDQILDRSLAEVGGKGLFVKEIQTALIENRIDCAVHSAKDLETILPAPLTLGAFLPREDVRDAFIGRGGVMFKDLPQGAVVGTASLRRQALVKRARPDLRCEVLRGNVQTRLAKLEAGDCDATLLALAGLKRLGNEAVATEIMGIDIFPPALAQGAIAIEMRRDDDRMIEALDKLNHPDTEVAVSAERGFLAALDGSCRTPIAGLGTVDGDRIALSAMVALPDGSRVESIEGAASRADAAEMGFETGKMLRERIGEFFFDGWL
- the tsaD gene encoding tRNA (adenosine(37)-N6)-threonylcarbamoyltransferase complex transferase subunit TsaD, giving the protein MSEALEHSKRPAAAEALVLGIETSCDECAVAVVSGTPGQAAIRSDVIRSQVDLHAHFGGVVPEIAARAHADTIEAVAAAALAEAGVVLSDITAVAATIGPGLLGGLLVGATFGKAAAFGAGVPFVPVNHLEGHVLTPRLTHGIAFPYCVALLSGGHAQFVAVAGPGQYHRLGGTIDDAAGEAFDKTAKLLGLGYPGGPAVEEAARSGDPHRFDFPVPLQKRAGCDLSFSGLKTAVRLAAQKTAPLTDQDVADICAGFQFTVARLLEKKARRAMDAFAEVVEAAPSALVTVGGVAANGVIRAALERVATRAGAPFIAPPLALCTDNGAMIAYAAIETEAAGTALAPTARVRSRWPLDGEAAVLLGAGKRGAKG
- a CDS encoding SDR family oxidoreductase, translating into MDDRKTLVLTGASRGIGHASVKRFSTAGWRIITCSRQPFAGDKCPWPAGEEDHIQVDLSDPENLGSAIAEIRDRLEANGGRLDALVNNAGISPKGDGGARLNSIDTPMHLWRTVFQVNFFAPIMLARGLRRELQYAGGSVVNVSSIAGTRVHPFAGTAYATSKAALASLTREMAADFGPLGVRVNAIAPGEIDTAILSPGTEDMVVDIPLRRLGSPAEVAELIFFLCTAPSSYISGAEIHVNGGQHV